A section of the Leptotrichia buccalis C-1013-b genome encodes:
- the trxA gene encoding thioredoxin, with the protein MALNLNKDNFEQSISNGVALVDFWAEWCGPCKMQLPIIEEFSSEMDGKATVGKVNVDEQLELAQSFGIQSIPTLILFKDGKPVKKLVGLHSKESLYEEVNQVL; encoded by the coding sequence ATGGCATTAAATTTAAACAAAGATAATTTTGAACAAAGCATTTCAAATGGAGTGGCTCTAGTAGACTTCTGGGCAGAATGGTGCGGACCTTGTAAAATGCAACTTCCTATTATCGAAGAATTTTCAAGTGAAATGGACGGAAAAGCTACAGTTGGAAAAGTAAACGTGGATGAACAACTAGAATTAGCACAAAGTTTTGGAATCCAAAGCATTCCTACATTAATTTTGTTCAAGGATGGAAAACCTGTTAAAAAATTAGTTGGATTACATTCAAAAGAGTCACTTTACGAAGAAGTAAACCAAGTATTATAA
- the trxB gene encoding thioredoxin-disulfide reductase, translating to MYDSVIIGSGPAGLTAAIYLSRAGLKNIIINGMEPGGQLTTTTEVENFPGFPQGISGPQLIEDIKAQSKNFGTEFLQAVVKDIESIENNGKKIFKLHLDNGNIIEAKTIILSTGASAKYLGIENEKENIGRGVSACATCDGFFYRGKDVVVIGGGDTAMEEAVFLTKFANKVTVIHRRDTLRASAIMQKRAKDNSKIEWKLDYTPKKVLADEKVTGIELINNKTGETETLTADGIFVAIGRTPNTKFLEGKVEIDERGYIVTKGKSSKTSTSGIFAAGDVQDGRYQQAIIAAGSGAIAGLDVEEYLRENNL from the coding sequence ATGTATGATTCAGTAATTATAGGCTCAGGGCCAGCAGGACTTACAGCCGCAATTTATTTAAGCCGTGCAGGATTAAAAAACATAATTATAAACGGAATGGAGCCAGGCGGGCAATTGACAACAACAACCGAAGTTGAAAATTTTCCAGGATTTCCACAAGGAATTTCAGGTCCACAGCTAATAGAAGACATAAAGGCTCAATCCAAAAATTTTGGAACAGAATTTTTACAAGCTGTTGTAAAAGACATTGAAAGTATTGAAAATAATGGCAAAAAAATATTTAAATTACATTTGGATAATGGAAATATTATAGAAGCAAAAACGATAATTTTATCAACAGGAGCGAGTGCAAAATATCTTGGAATTGAAAACGAAAAGGAAAATATTGGAAGAGGAGTTAGTGCATGTGCCACTTGTGATGGATTTTTCTACCGTGGAAAAGATGTTGTTGTAATTGGTGGCGGAGATACTGCGATGGAAGAAGCTGTCTTTTTAACAAAATTTGCCAACAAAGTTACAGTTATTCACAGAAGAGATACGTTACGTGCTTCAGCAATTATGCAAAAAAGAGCTAAAGACAACAGCAAAATCGAATGGAAACTAGACTACACTCCAAAAAAAGTACTGGCTGATGAAAAAGTTACAGGAATAGAGCTTATAAATAACAAAACAGGCGAAACTGAAACTTTAACAGCAGATGGAATTTTTGTAGCAATCGGAAGAACTCCAAATACAAAATTTCTTGAAGGTAAAGTAGAAATTGACGAAAGAGGCTATATTGTAACAAAAGGAAAATCTTCCAAAACAAGTACTTCTGGAATCTTTGCAGCGGGAGATGTTCAAGATGGCAGATACCAGCAGGCAATTATCGCGGCAGGAAGTGGAGCAATTGCAGGACTTGATGTGGAAGAATATTTAAGAGAAAATAATTTATAA
- a CDS encoding META domain-containing protein translates to MKKVFVLIGIFTMFVLNCFVLSAYAQKRNIYTLNETSWELGKIQQKDKILSIPKGTNITINFSKDSINGHSAVNKYFGNYKIQNNILISPNVGSTEIAGSQELMDIERKFFDILQSSPKISYDKETLTLSNNKGEIWIFKVLTLEKKLRNTNWRLINMAGKNMKLQMKNEEQITLSFTENEINGNAGINNYFGNYKISNDNISIQGIGATEMAGPDNLMRIEGEYLALLENVKKIKLINQKTLVLTTDKGKTLTFEK, encoded by the coding sequence ATGAAAAAAGTATTTGTCTTAATTGGAATTTTTACGATGTTTGTACTTAACTGTTTTGTTTTAAGTGCATATGCACAAAAAAGAAATATTTACACTTTGAACGAAACTTCGTGGGAATTAGGAAAAATTCAGCAGAAAGATAAAATTTTATCAATTCCAAAAGGAACCAATATCACAATTAATTTTTCAAAAGATAGCATTAACGGTCATTCAGCGGTGAATAAATATTTTGGAAATTATAAAATTCAAAATAATATTTTGATTTCACCTAATGTTGGATCTACAGAAATAGCTGGTTCTCAGGAACTGATGGATATCGAAAGAAAATTTTTTGATATTTTGCAATCTTCTCCTAAAATAAGTTATGATAAGGAAACACTTACTTTAAGCAATAATAAAGGTGAAATATGGATTTTTAAAGTTTTAACTTTAGAAAAAAAATTACGTAATACTAACTGGCGGCTCATCAATATGGCAGGGAAAAATATGAAGCTTCAGATGAAAAATGAAGAACAAATTACACTTTCTTTCACAGAAAATGAAATAAATGGGAATGCTGGAATAAATAACTATTTTGGAAATTATAAAATAAGTAATGACAATATCAGCATTCAAGGTATTGGAGCCACTGAAATGGCTGGTCCTGATAATTTAATGAGAATTGAAGGAGAGTATTTAGCTCTTTTAGAAAATGTAAAAAAAATTAAGTTAATTAATCAGAAAACTTTGGTATTAACGACGGATAAAGGGAAAACATTAACATTTGAGAAATAA
- a CDS encoding PhzF family phenazine biosynthesis protein yields the protein MKQYIVDAFTDKVFSGNPAAICILDEWLSDEIMLSIAKENNLSETAFAIKQATKDSVNAIHYKLRWFTPGGEIDLCGHATLACAFVIMNYYEKNLKTVIFDTLSGKLTVNRKNGDLYELDFPAYDLKKVEITDEMIELIGKKPTEAYLGRDLMCVFDDEEFILSANLDSEKIKKLDGLLLHITAQHSNYSLNSKIKNTTDKIDCISRSFAPKLNVYEDPVCGSGHCHIAPYWIKKLQKENLTAYQASKRSGMLYCSLANNGRMKMSGKAALFAISEIFYE from the coding sequence ATGAAACAGTATATAGTTGATGCTTTTACAGATAAAGTATTTTCAGGAAATCCAGCCGCAATTTGTATTCTAGATGAGTGGCTTTCTGATGAAATTATGCTTTCCATAGCAAAAGAGAACAATTTATCTGAAACAGCCTTTGCGATAAAACAAGCAACAAAGGATAGTGTAAATGCAATTCATTATAAATTACGATGGTTTACGCCAGGAGGAGAGATTGATCTTTGTGGACACGCTACTCTTGCCTGTGCTTTCGTAATTATGAATTATTATGAAAAAAATTTAAAGACAGTAATTTTTGATACGTTGAGCGGTAAATTGACTGTAAATAGAAAAAATGGAGATTTATATGAGCTTGATTTTCCAGCTTATGATTTGAAAAAAGTTGAAATAACTGATGAAATGATTGAATTAATTGGGAAAAAGCCAACTGAAGCATATCTAGGACGGGACTTAATGTGCGTCTTTGACGATGAAGAATTTATTTTAAGTGCAAATTTGGATTCGGAAAAAATTAAAAAACTTGATGGATTATTGCTGCACATTACTGCTCAACATAGTAATTATTCCTTAAATTCTAAAATAAAAAATACAACTGACAAAATAGACTGTATTTCCCGTTCCTTTGCTCCAAAGTTAAATGTTTACGAAGATCCTGTCTGTGGCTCTGGACACTGCCACATCGCTCCCTATTGGATAAAAAAATTGCAAAAGGAAAATCTAACTGCTTATCAGGCTTCAAAACGAAGCGGGATGCTTTACTGCAGCTTAGCAAATAATGGACGAATGAAAATGAGCGGGAAAGCAGCTTTATTTGCAATTTCTGAAATTTTTTATGAATAA